The sequence TTTCAGAGACTTCTGGCAGAGAGCAATAAGTTCTTCATTTTTCCCACAATTGTTCTTGCATGTCCCTTTAAGTTTGTCACACTTCTCATCAAAAAATGCATTCTTGGCTACACGAGAGAAGGAGCCATTTGGATTAATTCCCTTCTCAGGCATGTATGTTTACCAGATACAGTTGTATGACTAGTTGGTGAAGATTTTTTCACAAGCTGTCATAGTGCCATATCCTACCGGTAGAAGAGATGGTAGGGGACCTGATTTTTATCTGATATTTCAGTCTCGTAGTCACACAGGGTGAAATACCAGAAAGAATACATTTGTCTTCCAGCATTTGAGACCAAGCTGTTTAGGAGCTTTGGGAAACGTAAGCTATGGTTCTTTGATCAAAATCTGTTGAGGATAATTGTCAACTTGTTCCCATAAACACCCCCCGAGGCTGCTAATTTTCCTGGTGCACTCTCAGAGGCTGCTACTTCGTGAGAGTAGAGCAAGAGCTGAGACTGAGGAGATAGCTCCAGACCAGAGCAAAGGAAGggataaagatataaaaagaaaat comes from Symphalangus syndactylus isolate Jambi chromosome 11, NHGRI_mSymSyn1-v2.1_pri, whole genome shotgun sequence and encodes:
- the LOC129457749 gene encoding beta-defensin 106A: MRTFLFLFAVLFFLTPAKNAFFDEKCDKLKGTCKNNCGKNEELIALCQKSLKCCRTIQPCGNVID